One stretch of Zingiber officinale cultivar Zhangliang chromosome 6B, Zo_v1.1, whole genome shotgun sequence DNA includes these proteins:
- the LOC121992360 gene encoding uncharacterized protein At2g24330-like: protein MAVEDAVPVALVQHTSAPAEPSPPPKKQRRGFLSRLWRGIFGRGKEDYEKRLQYLSKEEAAVHSRLKRRAQTSRRIVRNLVVLSVLLEVVAVVYAIMTTRYADLSWQMRAIRVLPMFALPVLSSVIYSTLVSFTRILDRKDQKTLEKLRAERKAKLDELKERTNYYATQQLIQKYDLDPAAKAAAATFLASKLGADTGLKISLGDKLNTNPLVESNDTEPVQTSGLRNRKQPHARSNTTGSTTATTWASESDEVGTEQEIAAQTQKVVEHYNGSGSNDGGWVARLAALLVGEDPSQSYALICGNCHMHNGLARKEDFPQITYYCPHCHALNTSGQSAELTRGIPSSTVEQNSGENAAKNDFTSSIKKVPDEPLDDHQDEDKASTSPKASS from the exons ATGGCCGTGGAGGATGCCGTCCCTGTCGCATTAGTGCAGCACACATCGGCTCCGGCAGAGCCGTCTCCTCCCCCCAAGAAGCAGCGGAGGGGCTTTCTCTCTAGGCTTTGGCGCGGAATCTTCGGGCGGGGGAAGGAAGACTACGAGAAGCGGCTGCAGTACCTGTCCAAGGAGGAGGCTGCAGTGCACTCGCGATTGAAGCGGCGGGCGCAGACTTCCCGCCGGATCGTCCGCAATCTTGTCGTTCTTTCCGTCCTATTGGAG GTTGTAGCTGTCGTTTATGCTATCATGACAACTAGATATGCAGATCTGAGCTGGCAGATGAGGGCAATTCGAGTTCTACCTATGTTTGCTTTGCCTGTTTTATCTTCTGTTATCTATTCAACACTTGTAAGCTTCACGAGAATAC TTGATCGCAAGGACCAGAAAACTCTGGAAAAGCTGCGAGCAGAGAGGAAAGCGAAGCTTGATGAACTCAAGGAAAGAACAAACTATTATGCGACACAACAACTTATTCAG AAATATGATCTCGATCCTGCTGCAAAGGCTGCAGCAGCAACATTTCTAGCATCAAAGTTGGGGGCTGACACTGGTCTGAAAATTTCTCTTGGAGACAAACTGAATACAAATCCTCTTGTAGAAAGCAATGATACAGAGCCTGTTCAAACCTCAGGGCTCAGGAATCGGAAACAACCACATGCAAGAAGCAATACAACTGGAAGTACCACTGCTACTACATGGGCAAGTGAATCTGATGAGGTTGGGACTGAACAGGAAATTGCAGCACAGACTCAGAAGGTTGTTGAGCACTACAATGGCTCTGGCTCCAATGATGGTGGTTGGGTTGCTCGATTAGCTGCATTACTTGTGGGTGAGGATCCTTCACAAAGTTATGCACTAATATGTGGCAACTGCCATATGCATAATG GACTTGCTCGGAAAGAGGATTTTCCTCAGATAACATACTACTGTCCTCATTGCCATGCCTTGAATACATCTGGACAATCAGCGGAGTTGACCAGGGGCATTCCATCCTCTACAGTTGAACAGAATTCTGGTGAAAATGCTGCAAAGAATGATTTTACAAGCAGCATAAAAAAAGTTCCTGATGAGCCATTAGATGACCACCAGGATGAGGACAAAGCATCTACCTCCCCAAAAGCTAGTTCATAA